The following coding sequences are from one bacterium window:
- a CDS encoding SGNH/GDSL hydrolase family protein: MGAKPRLATPPPRRSWSLRRSLVRLYRKTRAVILAIAVTILGAHFASYLVLPDLHDLLELDDVLRYRVRALTRVYDFHYLPKDHRVLSYVTGPYGERIADSGTPREYAPPYIICVGDSVTFGMGVNGDETYAYRLGQRLAGRANVLNFGVLGYTGYQSSMMAEDMAGRFDAALVIFQINANDDDPVVALNPLYEDNLVANTRLGRIALFFLWVKEIGDRHQTRVPDSLASVRNLLHVLEKRDTPILFTFKAIVDRQYRESLPPSLLNGELQKLRESSNARSSAFPIRYFKSHVLRSSHHLNPEGHEKLAADLERVILRDFPDVLKN, from the coding sequence ATGGGCGCGAAACCGCGTCTCGCGACACCGCCGCCCCGGCGCTCGTGGAGCCTCAGGCGCTCGCTGGTCCGCCTGTATCGGAAAACGCGCGCCGTCATCCTCGCGATCGCGGTGACGATTCTCGGCGCGCATTTCGCCAGTTATCTCGTCCTGCCGGATTTGCACGACTTGCTGGAGTTGGACGACGTTCTGCGCTATCGGGTGCGGGCGCTCACGCGCGTTTACGACTTTCACTATTTGCCGAAAGACCATCGCGTGCTGAGCTACGTCACGGGACCATACGGGGAACGCATCGCCGATTCGGGCACGCCGCGGGAATACGCTCCCCCATACATCATCTGCGTCGGCGACTCGGTGACGTTCGGCATGGGCGTCAACGGGGACGAAACCTATGCTTACCGGCTTGGCCAACGGCTCGCGGGCCGCGCGAACGTCCTGAACTTCGGTGTCCTCGGATATACCGGGTATCAGAGTTCCATGATGGCCGAGGATATGGCGGGGCGATTTGACGCGGCGCTCGTCATTTTTCAAATCAATGCGAACGACGACGATCCCGTCGTGGCCTTGAATCCCCTCTACGAGGACAACCTCGTCGCCAACACGCGGCTCGGGCGCATTGCATTGTTCTTTTTGTGGGTAAAAGAGATCGGCGACCGGCATCAGACGCGGGTGCCGGATTCGCTCGCGTCCGTTCGGAATCTTCTGCACGTCCTCGAGAAACGCGACACCCCGATCCTGTTCACCTTCAAGGCGATCGTGGATCGCCAATATCGGGAAAGCCTTCCGCCGTCGCTTTTAAACGGCGAGTTGCAAAAACTGCGCGAGTCGTCGAACGCCCGCTCGAGCGCCTTTCCCATTCGCTACTTCAAGTCCCATGTGCTGCGTTCAAGTCACCACCTGAACCCCGAAGGGCACGAGAAACTGGCCGCGGACCTCGAACGCGTCATCCTCCGCGATTTTCCGGACGTCCTGAAAAACTAG
- a CDS encoding four helix bundle protein: protein MKHDNLRIRTSEFALRILRLTESLPKSRAADTIARQLLRAGTSVAANYRAACRAKSKKDFVFKLGIVEEECDESLFWMELLVKSEIVKEQRLADLMRETSEILKIVVASAKTAKSRQSLS from the coding sequence ATGAAACACGACAACCTTCGGATTCGCACGTCTGAATTCGCCTTGCGAATTCTTCGTCTAACGGAATCCTTGCCGAAATCTCGTGCGGCGGACACGATCGCGAGGCAGCTATTGCGCGCCGGCACCTCCGTTGCCGCGAATTACCGGGCAGCCTGTCGCGCCAAATCGAAAAAGGACTTTGTATTCAAGCTCGGGATCGTCGAGGAGGAATGCGACGAGTCGTTATTCTGGATGGAGTTGCTGGTAAAAAGCGAAATCGTAAAGGAACAGCGCTTGGCGGATCTGATGCGCGAAACGTCGGAAATTCTGAAAATAGTAGTGGCATCCGCGAAAACAGCCAAATCCAGGCAAAGTCTCTCGTGA
- a CDS encoding transcriptional repressor, with protein sequence MSAQETFDSIDNVIAPGSVDPIDRFKEYLAKRSLRMTRERRILVEEIFNGQHHFTVSDLCERLVAAGLRGASRSTVYRAIPHLLDAGLIFEVSLKSGNEEQVYENTLVPRHHDHLTCEKCGEVIEFDNEAIHEMREHVARKYGYMLRRHVLHLRGICARCQEGLSPEEMES encoded by the coding sequence GTGAGCGCCCAGGAAACCTTTGATTCGATCGACAACGTGATCGCGCCGGGGAGCGTCGATCCAATCGATCGTTTCAAGGAATACCTCGCCAAACGCAGCCTGCGCATGACGCGCGAGCGGCGCATCCTCGTGGAAGAGATTTTCAACGGCCAGCACCATTTCACGGTATCCGATCTATGCGAGCGCCTGGTCGCCGCGGGCTTGCGCGGGGCGAGCCGTTCGACGGTTTACCGCGCCATCCCGCACCTTCTGGACGCGGGCCTCATCTTCGAGGTGTCGCTGAAAAGCGGCAACGAGGAGCAGGTCTACGAAAACACGCTCGTGCCGCGCCACCACGACCACCTGACCTGCGAGAAGTGCGGCGAGGTGATCGAGTTCGACAACGAGGCGATCCACGAGATGCGCGAGCACGTCGCCCGCAAATACGGCTACATGCTGCGGCGCCACGTCCTGCACCTGCGCGGCATCTGCGCGCGCTGCCAGGAGGGGCTCTCGCCCGAGGAGATGGAATCGTGA
- a CDS encoding ferrous iron transport protein A, with translation MQALITAATSTLTLRQCKRGERVRIVGLAGAGPIRRRLMEMGFLPGATVEVRRFAPLADPIEFVLRASHVSLRKAEAEMITVERFAN, from the coding sequence ATGCAAGCTCTCATCACCGCCGCGACATCCACCTTGACCCTCCGCCAGTGCAAGCGCGGCGAGCGCGTGCGCATCGTCGGCCTGGCCGGCGCCGGCCCGATCCGCCGCCGCCTGATGGAGATGGGCTTCCTGCCCGGCGCCACCGTCGAGGTCCGCCGCTTCGCGCCGCTGGCCGATCCGATCGAGTTCGTCCTGCGCGCAAGCCACGTGTCGCTGCGCAAGGCCGAAGCCGAGATGATCACCGTGGAGCGGTTCGCCAACTAG